One window of Chryseobacterium sp. JJR-5R genomic DNA carries:
- the acs gene encoding acetate--CoA ligase — translation MRNYLIEDLPHYFEEYKKSIKNPKKFWDKIADQNFVWYQRWSKVVKYDMNEAKITWFKNAKLNITKNCLDRHLSVRGEKAAIIWEPNDPKEPAQHISYNELYTRVNKTANVLREMGIEKGDRVCIYLPMIPELAVAMLACAKLGAVHSVIFAGFSAAAVASRVNDCEAKMVITSDGSYRGSKVLDLKSIVDEALEKTPTVENVLVVKRTHNEIKMKEGRDHWMADLYEQASPDFVTVIMDAEDPLFILYTSGSTGKPKGMLHTSAGYMVYTAYTFKNVFNYKENDIYWCTADIGWITGHSYILYGPLLNGATTVIFEGIPTYPEPDRFWEVIEKHKITQFYTAPTAIRSLAKESTEWVDKHDLSSLKVIGSVGEPINDEAWHWFNDHVGKKKCPVVDTWWQTETGGIMISPLPFVTPTKPTYATLPLPGIQPVLMDDKRNEISGNQVTGNLCIRFPWPGIARTIWGDHQRYKETYFTAFPGKYFTGDGALRDEVGYYRITGRVDDVVIVSGHNLGTAPIEDSINEHPAVAESAIVGYPHDIKGNALYGFVILKDSGADRKQENLVKEINQLISDQIGPIAKLDKIQFVSGLPKTRSGKIMRRILRKIAEGDFSNFGDISTLLNPEIVEEIKNERI, via the coding sequence ATGAGAAACTATCTGATAGAAGATTTACCGCACTACTTTGAAGAATATAAAAAGTCTATTAAAAATCCAAAAAAATTCTGGGACAAAATAGCCGATCAAAATTTTGTATGGTACCAACGGTGGAGCAAAGTTGTAAAATACGACATGAATGAAGCAAAAATCACCTGGTTTAAAAATGCGAAATTAAATATCACCAAAAACTGCCTGGACAGGCACCTTTCCGTGAGAGGAGAAAAAGCGGCCATCATCTGGGAACCCAATGACCCGAAAGAACCGGCACAGCATATTTCCTATAACGAATTATACACCCGCGTCAACAAAACCGCCAATGTCCTGCGCGAAATGGGTATTGAAAAAGGCGACCGCGTTTGCATCTACCTGCCGATGATCCCTGAACTGGCCGTTGCCATGCTGGCCTGTGCAAAATTAGGCGCCGTGCATTCCGTAATCTTTGCAGGATTCTCTGCCGCCGCCGTAGCATCCAGAGTCAATGACTGCGAAGCTAAAATGGTAATTACCTCAGACGGAAGCTACCGGGGAAGCAAAGTCCTGGACCTGAAAAGCATTGTTGATGAAGCGTTGGAAAAAACCCCGACGGTTGAAAATGTCCTGGTCGTAAAAAGAACGCACAACGAGATCAAAATGAAGGAAGGAAGGGATCACTGGATGGCTGATTTGTATGAACAGGCATCCCCGGATTTTGTAACTGTTATCATGGATGCCGAAGATCCTTTATTTATTCTTTACACATCAGGTTCCACGGGAAAACCTAAGGGAATGCTCCATACATCCGCGGGTTACATGGTGTATACGGCCTATACTTTTAAAAATGTATTCAATTACAAGGAAAATGACATTTACTGGTGTACTGCGGATATCGGCTGGATCACAGGCCATTCCTATATATTATATGGTCCGCTTTTAAACGGGGCAACCACTGTGATTTTTGAAGGTATTCCTACTTATCCTGAACCGGACCGTTTCTGGGAAGTAATCGAAAAACACAAAATCACCCAATTCTACACCGCTCCTACGGCCATCCGTTCATTGGCCAAAGAAAGCACCGAATGGGTTGACAAGCATGATCTGAGCTCATTAAAAGTAATCGGCTCGGTAGGTGAACCGATTAATGATGAAGCATGGCACTGGTTTAACGACCATGTCGGGAAGAAAAAATGCCCTGTTGTGGATACCTGGTGGCAGACCGAAACGGGAGGCATCATGATTTCGCCGCTTCCGTTTGTTACCCCGACAAAACCTACCTATGCTACCCTGCCCTTACCGGGAATCCAGCCTGTGCTGATGGATGACAAACGCAATGAAATATCAGGGAACCAGGTGACCGGAAACCTGTGCATCCGCTTTCCATGGCCCGGAATTGCAAGAACCATCTGGGGAGACCACCAACGGTATAAAGAAACATATTTCACCGCTTTCCCGGGAAAGTATTTTACAGGTGACGGTGCACTGAGGGATGAAGTGGGATATTACCGGATTACAGGCCGCGTGGATGATGTGGTGATTGTCTCCGGGCATAATCTGGGAACGGCCCCTATTGAAGACAGCATCAATGAGCACCCTGCCGTGGCAGAATCAGCCATTGTAGGCTATCCTCATGATATTAAAGGAAATGCGCTGTACGGATTTGTCATCTTAAAAGATTCGGGTGCCGACAGGAAGCAGGAAAACCTGGTTAAGGAAATCAACCAGCTGATTTCAGACCAGATCGGACCGATTGCCAAGCTGGATAAAATTCAGTTTGTTTCCGGGCTTCCGAAAACGCGTTCCGGGAAAATCATGCGCAGGATCCTGAGAAAAATTGCAGAAGGAGACTTCAGTAATTTCGGGGACATCTCTACCCTGCTGAATCCTGAAATTGTTGAGGAAATCAAAAATGAAAGAATTTAA
- a CDS encoding T9SS type A sorting domain-containing protein, with protein MTTGNLAAQEVSGEKQERKLKVEVVPNPVKDKLNLNVHYLHSDHIIVGLYEASGKFVKNILKDDVNDKGLKKYTLEFNYPKGNYLLDVHSNLGRQSVKVIKN; from the coding sequence ATGACTACGGGAAATCTGGCAGCACAGGAAGTATCCGGTGAAAAGCAGGAACGGAAATTAAAGGTGGAAGTGGTACCGAATCCGGTAAAGGATAAACTGAACCTGAATGTTCATTATTTACATTCCGATCATATTATCGTAGGTTTGTATGAGGCTTCAGGGAAATTTGTAAAAAATATCCTTAAAGATGATGTAAATGATAAAGGCCTGAAAAAATATACGCTGGAATTTAATTATCCCAAAGGAAATTACCTGCTTGATGTCCATTCTAATTTAGGAAGGCAGTCTGTTAAGGTTATTAAAAACTGA
- a CDS encoding RelA/SpoT family protein: MSYDLEQENKEILARYKDLISNTYRTLDEENNKLIRKAFDIALDAHKDQRRKTGEPYIYHPIAVAKIVATEIGLGATSIACALLHDVIEDSDYTYEDLKKIFGEKIADIVNGLTKISIMNHQNISVQSENYRKLLLTLSEDFRVILIKIADRLHNMRTLESMAPDKQKKIASETVYIYAPMAHRLGLYNIKSELEDLSLKYNNPDIFNEITEKLEFAKENRERYIEEFKTEVSEKLHEEGLNFKIKGRAKAISSIYRKMLKQGVSFEEVYDNYAIRIIYKSDAKNEKFLAWKIYSIVTDVYHSNPSRMRDWITQPRSTGYESLHLTVLGPDKKWIEVQIRSERMDEIAEKGVAAHYKYKEGYKQSSDDRNFENWVTEIREVLEQQQNLTTSELLDNIKLNLYSKEVFVFTPKGEIKILPTNATALDFAFSVHSDLGMKCLGAKINGKLVPISYILQNGDQIDILSSQNQKPKSDWLEFVITSKAKSKIKSYLNSQKNQLVEDGKEILQRKLRHAKINFNDEEINKLQKYFNLKSSQELFLKFQSNELDASSLRKYLESKNVFNNLLSRFRKSPSKNTAYTEPKEQNLDMIVFGKDEEKLNYTYAKCCTVIPGDKIFGFITISEGIKVHSDSCPNAINLRAQYDYRVIPAKWVNAESFKNRVKIEIEGLDRMGMINDITTVISGAMGMDMKSLSIESNDGIFTGTINLEVKNRSQLEQTFKKLTDINGISRVRRL; this comes from the coding sequence ATGAGTTACGACTTAGAACAGGAAAACAAAGAGATTCTGGCAAGATATAAGGATCTGATTTCAAATACATACCGCACGCTGGATGAGGAAAATAACAAGCTCATCCGGAAGGCCTTTGATATTGCGCTGGATGCACATAAGGATCAGAGAAGAAAAACCGGGGAACCCTACATTTACCACCCGATTGCCGTGGCAAAAATTGTGGCAACGGAGATCGGTCTGGGGGCCACTTCCATCGCCTGTGCCCTTTTGCATGATGTGATTGAAGATTCTGACTATACGTATGAAGACCTGAAGAAGATTTTCGGTGAGAAAATAGCAGATATCGTGAACGGGCTCACCAAGATCTCCATCATGAACCACCAGAATATTTCCGTACAGTCTGAAAATTACCGTAAGCTTCTTCTTACGCTATCGGAAGATTTCCGGGTTATCCTGATTAAAATTGCCGACCGCCTCCACAATATGCGCACGCTGGAAAGCATGGCTCCGGACAAGCAGAAAAAGATCGCCTCTGAAACGGTGTATATCTATGCCCCGATGGCGCACCGCCTTGGCCTTTACAATATCAAATCCGAATTGGAAGACCTTTCCCTGAAATACAACAATCCGGATATTTTCAATGAAATAACGGAGAAGCTGGAATTTGCCAAGGAAAACCGCGAAAGGTATATTGAGGAATTCAAGACGGAAGTTTCCGAAAAGCTGCATGAAGAAGGACTGAACTTTAAAATAAAGGGCCGCGCAAAAGCCATTTCCTCCATTTACCGGAAAATGCTGAAGCAGGGTGTTTCTTTTGAGGAAGTCTATGACAATTACGCCATCAGGATCATCTATAAATCCGATGCCAAGAATGAAAAATTCCTGGCCTGGAAAATTTATTCCATCGTAACGGACGTTTACCACAGCAACCCTTCAAGGATGCGTGACTGGATTACCCAGCCGCGTTCAACCGGTTATGAAAGTCTGCATCTCACGGTTTTAGGCCCAGACAAAAAATGGATCGAAGTACAGATCCGTTCTGAAAGAATGGATGAAATTGCGGAAAAAGGGGTGGCCGCCCACTACAAATACAAGGAAGGCTATAAGCAGAGCTCGGACGACAGGAATTTTGAGAACTGGGTGACCGAGATCCGTGAAGTACTGGAGCAGCAGCAAAACCTTACCACTTCGGAACTTCTTGATAACATTAAGCTTAACCTGTACTCCAAAGAAGTATTTGTCTTTACGCCAAAAGGGGAAATCAAAATTTTACCGACCAATGCCACCGCACTGGATTTTGCATTTTCGGTACACTCTGATCTCGGCATGAAGTGCCTCGGAGCAAAGATCAACGGAAAGCTGGTACCGATCTCATACATTCTCCAGAACGGCGACCAGATTGATATCCTGTCTTCCCAGAACCAGAAACCCAAATCTGACTGGCTGGAATTTGTCATAACATCCAAAGCCAAATCCAAGATCAAGAGTTATCTGAACTCACAGAAAAATCAGCTGGTGGAAGACGGCAAAGAAATACTGCAGAGAAAGCTCCGCCACGCAAAAATTAATTTTAACGATGAAGAAATAAATAAGCTTCAAAAATATTTCAATCTTAAAAGTTCACAGGAACTGTTTTTGAAGTTTCAAAGTAATGAACTGGATGCCAGCAGCTTAAGAAAATACCTTGAAAGTAAGAATGTCTTTAACAATTTACTTTCAAGATTCAGGAAATCTCCGTCGAAAAATACGGCTTACACAGAGCCTAAAGAGCAGAACCTCGACATGATTGTTTTCGGAAAAGATGAAGAAAAGCTGAATTATACCTATGCCAAATGCTGTACGGTAATACCGGGAGACAAGATTTTCGGGTTTATTACCATTTCTGAAGGCATCAAAGTACACAGCGACAGCTGCCCGAATGCCATCAACCTCCGTGCCCAGTATGACTACCGCGTGATCCCCGCCAAATGGGTAAATGCGGAAAGCTTTAAAAACAGGGTGAAAATTGAAATTGAAGGGCTTGACCGGATGGGAATGATCAATGACATCACCACTGTGATCAGCGGTGCCATGGGTATGGATATGAAGAGTTTATCAATAGAATCAAATGACGGAATTTTTACGGGAACCATTAACCTGGAAGTCAAAAACAGGAGCCAGCTGGAACAGACGTTTAAAAAACTTACTGATATCAACGGTATTTCAAGAGTAAGAAGGCTATAA
- the nhaA gene encoding Na+/H+ antiporter NhaA, with protein MNLTLYFKKFFSSSQASGIILIFCVLVSLFIANSSAAEGFQSFLDTETGTGLFGLKYPVSIWINDGLMAIFFLLVGLEIKREMVEGELSSFKNASLPIFAAVGGMLVPAVIYTVFNFGTEYANGWGIPMATDIAFSLAIISLLGKKIPNSIKIFLAALAIVDDLGAILVIAVFYTEQIHWMYLLSAFGVTALLFLLNFLKVTKIVFYLVPGLFLWYFLHHSGIHATIAGVLLAFSIPTNISSTEISPLEKLEHQLHVPVGFLIMPIFALANTNITFTREMVSEVTNTLGLGIICGLVLGKLIGINIFSYIAIKSGLSSLPQNASWKQMWGVGLLAGIGFTMSIFIALLSFKESHEIQDEAKFAILIASLLAGISGFIILKISAGNTVTEEGN; from the coding sequence ATGAATCTGACCCTGTATTTTAAAAAATTTTTCAGCAGCAGCCAGGCTTCAGGCATTATCCTGATCTTCTGTGTCCTGGTTTCATTATTTATTGCCAACTCTTCTGCCGCGGAAGGGTTTCAGTCCTTTTTAGATACAGAAACAGGAACGGGCCTGTTTGGATTAAAATATCCGGTAAGCATCTGGATCAACGACGGGCTGATGGCGATATTTTTCCTTCTGGTAGGCCTGGAAATTAAAAGGGAAATGGTGGAAGGTGAGCTTTCATCCTTTAAAAATGCTTCGCTGCCAATCTTCGCTGCAGTTGGCGGCATGCTTGTTCCGGCGGTTATCTACACTGTTTTCAACTTCGGGACGGAATATGCAAACGGATGGGGAATCCCGATGGCCACAGATATCGCTTTTTCTCTGGCGATTATTTCCCTGTTAGGAAAAAAAATCCCGAACTCCATTAAGATTTTCCTTGCCGCACTGGCTATTGTAGACGATCTGGGCGCAATTTTGGTAATTGCCGTATTTTATACGGAACAGATTCACTGGATGTATCTGTTATCGGCTTTCGGGGTAACCGCTTTGTTATTCTTACTGAATTTTTTAAAGGTGACCAAGATTGTTTTCTACCTGGTTCCCGGATTGTTTTTATGGTATTTTCTGCATCATTCCGGAATACATGCAACCATTGCAGGCGTTCTGCTTGCTTTTTCAATCCCAACCAATATATCGTCAACCGAAATTTCACCGCTGGAAAAACTGGAACATCAGCTGCATGTGCCGGTAGGTTTCCTTATCATGCCTATCTTTGCGCTGGCCAACACCAACATCACTTTTACCCGTGAAATGGTATCTGAAGTAACCAATACTTTAGGGCTGGGCATTATCTGCGGCCTGGTTTTAGGAAAACTGATCGGGATTAATATATTTTCATATATTGCGATTAAATCGGGATTGAGTTCGCTGCCACAGAATGCGTCCTGGAAACAGATGTGGGGAGTCGGGCTTCTGGCCGGCATCGGGTTTACCATGTCTATTTTTATTGCCCTGCTTTCTTTTAAAGAATCACATGAAATTCAGGATGAAGCTAAGTTTGCGATACTGATCGCTTCCCTGCTGGCCGGAATATCCGGTTTTATAATCCTGAAGATAAGCGCCGGAAATACGGTGACGGAGGAGGGAAATTAA
- a CDS encoding YihY/virulence factor BrkB family protein, with amino-acid sequence MGMKVPKFILKVREFFNDIHIPLLGISLWEMFQIYFRGIFKEKIGRKAAAISWSFTISLFPFVLFLLSVMPYMPHYDKLQFYIFEVLMRNVFPSNIEGDVRTYIEKSIVPNMKGISNLTIVLALVFATNGTFSLINGFNEQAEEKMGDVKEFILSFFITIGFILMVFLTLFGVYYSEVVLKMFTPVYDVSWLMSNLTKIIGFVSFPIFYFILLAMFYWLGTVKITRFRQAVPGAILTTILFVATTYFFALYVKNIARYNVLYGSIGSMILLMVWVNVNVYLLLFGNELNMAIRKVRIKKILSDELKKESENISSENDENR; translated from the coding sequence ATGGGCATGAAAGTTCCTAAATTTATCCTGAAAGTCCGAGAATTTTTTAATGATATCCATATTCCTCTGCTGGGCATATCCCTGTGGGAAATGTTTCAGATTTATTTCAGAGGGATTTTCAAAGAAAAAATAGGAAGGAAGGCAGCTGCCATTTCCTGGAGCTTTACCATCAGCTTATTCCCGTTTGTTCTGTTTCTCCTGTCGGTAATGCCTTATATGCCGCATTATGACAAGCTTCAGTTTTATATTTTTGAAGTCCTGATGCGTAACGTGTTTCCCTCCAATATAGAAGGTGATGTACGGACTTATATTGAGAAGAGCATTGTCCCCAATATGAAAGGGATCAGCAACCTGACCATTGTTTTAGCCCTTGTATTTGCCACCAACGGAACATTTTCACTGATTAACGGATTCAATGAGCAGGCCGAGGAGAAAATGGGCGATGTGAAGGAGTTCATCCTTTCATTTTTTATTACCATCGGCTTTATCCTTATGGTCTTCCTGACCCTTTTCGGAGTATACTATTCGGAAGTCGTGCTTAAGATGTTTACGCCGGTATATGATGTTTCCTGGCTGATGAGCAATCTTACGAAAATTATTGGATTTGTTTCATTCCCTATCTTTTATTTCATCCTTTTAGCCATGTTCTACTGGCTGGGGACCGTAAAGATAACGAGATTCCGCCAGGCGGTTCCCGGTGCCATTCTTACTACCATACTGTTTGTGGCAACTACGTATTTCTTTGCATTATACGTTAAAAATATTGCCCGTTACAACGTACTGTACGGTTCCATCGGAAGCATGATCCTGCTGATGGTGTGGGTAAATGTTAATGTATACCTTCTGCTTTTCGGAAATGAACTCAATATGGCCATCAGAAAAGTAAGGATTAAAAAAATACTGTCAGACGAACTTAAAAAAGAATCTGAAAACATCAGTTCTGAAAATGATGAGAATAGATGA
- a CDS encoding 23S rRNA (pseudouridine(1915)-N(3))-methyltransferase RlmH → MQINLLCIGKTDDKEITSLISYYLKRLPKHWNFEIVEIPDIKNARNLTPDLLKKEEAKLFMSHIDRTDLVLILDEKGKQFTSREFAQKIDSWMNSSVKKIHLLIGGAYGFSEEIYARANEKMSLSKMTFTHQMIRLFIVEQLYRADQILQGKPYHND, encoded by the coding sequence ATGCAGATTAATTTGCTTTGTATAGGGAAAACAGACGATAAAGAAATTACATCTTTAATCAGCTATTACCTGAAACGCCTTCCCAAGCACTGGAATTTTGAGATCGTGGAAATTCCTGATATCAAAAATGCCAGAAACCTGACACCGGATCTTTTAAAAAAAGAAGAAGCCAAACTATTTATGTCCCATATTGACCGTACTGACCTTGTCCTGATTCTGGATGAAAAGGGAAAGCAGTTCACCAGTCGGGAATTTGCACAGAAAATAGACAGCTGGATGAATTCTTCAGTGAAGAAAATCCATCTCCTGATCGGCGGGGCTTACGGTTTTTCAGAAGAAATTTATGCCAGGGCCAATGAAAAAATGTCATTATCCAAAATGACATTTACCCATCAGATGATCCGGCTATTTATTGTAGAACAGCTGTACCGTGCCGATCAGATCTTACAGGGAAAACCTTACCACAACGATTAA
- a CDS encoding tRNA (cytidine(34)-2'-O)-methyltransferase: protein MLNVVLVEPEIPNNTGNIGRLCVGTESRLHLIHPFGFVINDKNLKRSGLDYWPHLDVTEYENVEAWMKIIPDLSRVFLMSSHAEKSYLETGFKDGDWLVFGKESAGLGKEVLDRFENHLTIPMSKLIRSFNIANSVAFVVGEAKRQIGLKTGP, encoded by the coding sequence ATGTTAAATGTAGTTCTTGTAGAGCCTGAGATCCCCAATAATACCGGAAACATCGGAAGATTATGCGTAGGAACCGAAAGCAGGCTGCATCTGATCCATCCGTTCGGATTTGTCATCAATGATAAAAATCTGAAACGTTCCGGGCTGGATTACTGGCCTCATCTTGATGTTACTGAATATGAAAATGTAGAAGCGTGGATGAAAATAATCCCGGATCTGTCCCGTGTCTTTCTGATGAGCTCGCATGCCGAAAAATCCTATCTGGAGACCGGTTTTAAGGACGGCGACTGGCTGGTGTTCGGGAAAGAAAGTGCCGGACTGGGTAAAGAGGTTTTAGACCGTTTTGAAAACCACTTAACCATCCCGATGTCTAAGCTGATCCGCAGTTTCAACATTGCCAATTCGGTTGCTTTTGTTGTGGGTGAAGCAAAAAGGCAGATCGGTTTAAAAACCGGTCCGTAA
- a CDS encoding tetratricopeptide repeat protein, which produces MKKRLSFLTLALLSLNFYAQDKKTAEECFQKADYKCAEEQYAALAQTEKIQQIKSEYYNYLGTAQRRLGKTTSAFKSYESALKSNPMSAAVYANLGSIHGQKGNKQAAIDYLNQGIKLQPENADMYLTRAKVYENLGKKDLAAKDLNQLLSFAPDNIYARTGLANLKKNSGDLEGALKDYNQLISEKPESLLYSGRGDVYFKLKKNKEALADVNKAIAIDPKFAQAHVNKALILFETAKPKEACASLDKAVTLGYEKPLLLEYYAKCEKK; this is translated from the coding sequence ATGAAAAAACGTTTATCATTTCTTACCTTAGCATTATTATCATTAAACTTTTACGCCCAGGACAAAAAAACCGCTGAAGAATGCTTTCAGAAGGCAGATTACAAATGTGCCGAAGAACAGTATGCCGCACTGGCACAGACCGAAAAAATCCAGCAGATCAAGTCTGAATATTACAACTATCTCGGGACCGCACAGCGAAGGCTGGGGAAAACAACGTCTGCCTTTAAATCGTATGAGTCCGCACTCAAATCCAACCCGATGTCTGCAGCGGTCTATGCCAATTTGGGTTCCATCCACGGGCAGAAAGGAAATAAACAGGCCGCCATTGACTATCTGAACCAGGGAATAAAATTACAGCCTGAAAACGCCGATATGTACCTGACACGCGCCAAAGTATATGAAAACTTAGGCAAAAAAGACCTTGCTGCAAAAGACCTGAACCAGCTTTTAAGTTTCGCTCCCGACAACATTTATGCAAGGACAGGGCTTGCAAACCTTAAAAAGAACAGCGGCGACCTGGAAGGTGCTTTAAAAGATTATAACCAGCTGATTTCAGAAAAACCGGAATCTCTTCTGTACAGCGGAAGGGGAGACGTTTATTTTAAGCTGAAGAAAAATAAGGAAGCACTTGCAGATGTAAATAAAGCGATTGCCATCGATCCGAAATTTGCCCAGGCCCACGTTAATAAAGCTTTGATTTTATTTGAAACCGCAAAACCGAAGGAAGCCTGTGCAAGCTTAGACAAAGCAGTGACTTTAGGGTACGAAAAGCCTTTGCTTCTGGAGTATTATGCCAAATGCGAGAAAAAATAA
- a CDS encoding phosphatase PAP2 family protein produces MDEIIQEDKKVFLFLNNLGSSSFDQFWMLISSTWIWVPLYAIFLYFLFKNYQLRSLVFILVFVAIGVTVSDQLAGVFKHGIERLRPCHDPSLEHHMRIVKCGGQFGFYSAHASNTFFLASYLTILLKKKLKWFPYAIFVWAAVVSYSRIYLGVHFPIDILVGSFVGTLLGVIFGALARKVINKQKITS; encoded by the coding sequence ATGGACGAAATTATTCAGGAAGACAAAAAAGTCTTTTTATTTCTTAATAATCTGGGCAGCTCTTCATTCGATCAGTTCTGGATGCTGATTTCAAGCACCTGGATCTGGGTGCCGCTGTACGCGATTTTTCTTTATTTTTTATTCAAAAACTATCAATTAAGGTCGCTTGTTTTTATCCTGGTATTCGTAGCCATCGGCGTAACCGTTTCAGACCAGCTTGCCGGGGTTTTCAAACATGGGATCGAAAGGCTGAGGCCCTGCCATGACCCTTCTTTAGAGCATCACATGAGGATTGTAAAATGCGGCGGGCAGTTCGGGTTCTATTCTGCCCACGCCTCCAATACCTTCTTTTTAGCCAGTTACTTGACTATTTTATTAAAAAAGAAGCTTAAATGGTTTCCTTATGCTATATTTGTGTGGGCTGCAGTAGTATCGTACAGCCGGATATATTTAGGAGTGCATTTCCCGATAGATATTTTGGTGGGGTCGTTTGTTGGAACTTTGTTGGGGGTGATTTTTGGTGCACTCGCCAGAAAAGTAATCAATAAACAAAAAATAACCTCATGA
- a CDS encoding twin-arginine translocase TatA/TatE family subunit has protein sequence MELSIGEMALIAVAIVVLFGPDKLPQIARDLGSGVRKMRGAVEDIKTEIMKETDNPVSEIKREIEKVKDAAKDYDPMKEAEKAKVSGESETPQPIQPKPADDETYEGPVSR, from the coding sequence ATGGAACTAAGCATAGGAGAAATGGCACTTATTGCCGTTGCAATCGTTGTATTATTCGGTCCGGATAAACTTCCCCAAATCGCACGCGACTTAGGCTCAGGGGTAAGGAAAATGCGCGGCGCGGTAGAAGATATCAAAACGGAGATCATGAAAGAGACAGACAATCCTGTTTCCGAGATCAAGCGTGAAATCGAAAAGGTTAAAGATGCGGCAAAAGACTATGATCCCATGAAAGAAGCTGAAAAAGCTAAGGTTTCAGGAGAGTCTGAAACGCCTCAGCCCATACAGCCGAAGCCTGCTGATGATGAAACTTACGAAGGACCGGTAAGCAGATAA
- a CDS encoding TCR/Tet family MFS transporter, giving the protein MENARKKAAMSFIFITLLIDITGWGIIIPVVPKLIEELIHADISEAAKYGGWLGFAYAFTQFIFSPVVGNLSDKYGRRPIILISLFGFAIDYILLALAPTILWLFLGRIIAGITGASVTTASAYIADISTDEDRAKNFGLIGAAFGLGFIIGPVLGGLLGHYGARVPFYAAAVLCLLNFLYGYFILPESLDKEKRREFNWKRANPVGSFKFLGKHPEISGLIVSLILIYIAGHAVQSNWSFFTMYKFSWDERMVGISLGVVGLLVGLVQGVLIRWTTPKFGEQKSIYYGLTLYAIGMLLFAFATQGWMMFVFLIPYCLGGICGPALQSVITKSVPSNEQGELQGALTSLMSATSIIGPPMMTNLFYFFTHEDAPFRFSGAPFFLAFILMAASVIITYINFRKKNLKKNLSE; this is encoded by the coding sequence ATGGAAAACGCAAGGAAGAAAGCTGCAATGAGCTTTATATTTATCACACTGCTGATTGATATTACGGGATGGGGAATTATTATTCCCGTAGTCCCGAAACTGATTGAGGAACTTATTCATGCCGATATAAGCGAAGCGGCCAAATACGGCGGCTGGCTGGGCTTTGCGTATGCATTTACACAGTTCATCTTTTCTCCTGTTGTAGGAAACCTGAGCGATAAGTACGGGAGGAGGCCGATCATCCTGATTTCGCTTTTCGGGTTTGCCATAGACTATATTTTGCTGGCATTGGCACCTACCATTTTATGGCTGTTCCTGGGGAGGATTATTGCAGGCATTACCGGGGCAAGTGTGACAACCGCAAGTGCCTACATTGCCGATATTTCTACAGATGAAGACCGGGCAAAAAACTTTGGCCTGATCGGGGCTGCCTTTGGGCTTGGTTTTATTATAGGGCCGGTTCTGGGCGGACTGTTAGGGCATTACGGAGCCCGGGTTCCGTTCTATGCGGCGGCGGTTTTATGCCTGTTGAACTTCCTGTACGGGTATTTCATCCTTCCGGAAAGCCTGGATAAAGAAAAAAGAAGGGAGTTCAACTGGAAGCGTGCCAATCCGGTCGGGTCCTTCAAATTCCTGGGAAAGCATCCTGAAATCTCCGGACTGATTGTTTCTTTGATTTTAATCTATATTGCCGGACATGCCGTTCAGAGCAACTGGAGCTTTTTCACCATGTATAAATTCAGCTGGGATGAAAGGATGGTAGGGATTTCACTGGGAGTCGTAGGATTACTGGTAGGCCTTGTCCAGGGCGTCCTGATCAGGTGGACCACCCCGAAGTTCGGTGAACAGAAAAGCATTTATTACGGATTGACCCTGTATGCCATCGGCATGCTGCTGTTTGCTTTTGCCACCCAGGGCTGGATGATGTTTGTCTTCCTCATCCCGTATTGCCTGGGCGGAATCTGCGGGCCGGCGCTCCAGTCAGTGATCACAAAAAGTGTCCCTTCCAATGAGCAGGGAGAACTGCAGGGGGCATTAACCAGCCTGATGAGTGCCACTTCCATTATCGGTCCGCCGATGATGACCAACCTTTTTTACTTTTTCACGCACGAAGATGCTCCGTTCAGGTTTTCAGGGGCACCGTTCTTCTTAGCCTTTATCTTAATGGCGGCCAGCGTGATTATTACCTACATCAATTTCCGGAAAAAGAATCTGAAAAAAAACCTCTCAGAGTAA